From Chloracidobacterium thermophilum B:
TTGAGGTCATGGTGTCGTTCGTCATCTCCAGCAACAATCACCTGCCACGCATCCGCCAGATCATAAGCATTATCAGCCGCACGTTCGGACACCCCATCACCCCCACTGACTACACCTTCCCCACCCCGGAGGCCCTGGCCGCCGCCTGCCCCGGCACCCTGCGCCATACCTGCCGCGTCGGCTACCGCGACCACGCCCTCCACCAGCTCGCCACCCAAATCGCCCACAACCTGACCTTCTGGGAAACGGCCGCCGCCTGCCCCACCCCTGAACTCCGCCGCCACCTCCTGGCGCTCCCCGGCGTCGGACCCAAAGTTGCCGAATGTATCCTTCTCTTCGGCTTCCACCGCTGGGAAGCCTTCCCCATTGATGTCTGGGTCCGCCGGGCCCTCCTCACCTGCCTCGGACGGACAGCCGCTCCGCCTCCGGCTAACCGCGAACTGGCTGCCCTTGCTGCCGACACGTTCGGCCCCTTTGCCGGACTTGCCCAGCAGTACCTCTTTGAACTCGCCCGGCTTCACCGCCCCCACCGTCCCAAGCCCGGCGCTGCACCGGATGAGGGTAGCCCACCCTTACAACAACCGGGTATGATGTGACCACACCATCACTGACGAAATGGAACCCCTGCAAGCACCACCAAGGAAGCTGTGCCATGCCTGAGTCGCCCCAGCCACCAACCTATCCTGCCGAAGGCACATCGGCTGCCCCCGCCGCGCCCTCGCCGCCCACGACTGGACTGCTGACCACCGTCGGCGTGCCCGACCTGCTGCGCCGGGCCTACAGCGAACGCTTCACCGGCGAACTGCTCCTGTCCCGGGGAGACGAGCAAAAACAGATTTACTTTGAAACCGGCAACATCGTCTTTGCGGCCAGCAACCAGCCGGCCGACCGCATCGGCGCCTCACTCCTGCGGCAGGGTCTCATCACCCAGGCCGACTTCGACCGCATCCTTGCCCAGGCCCACGAAGGCAAACGCTTCGGACAGGCCTTGGTTGAAGCCGGATTGATGTCCGAACGCGACCTCATCACCAACATCACCTTTCAAATCCTTGACATCATCTACTCCGTCTTCAACTGGACGACCGGCAACTTTGAATTCATCCCCGGTGAACACCGGGTCGCTGAAGAACTCAAACTCAAACTCACCACCGCCAGCATCATCCTGGAAGGCGTCCGCCGCCTTGAGGACTTCGGCATCATCCGGCGCGGCCTCGGCGACCTCAACCGCTTCATCGCCCCTTCTTCCTCGCCGCTGCTCCGCCTGCAAACCGTGACGCTCAAACCCTTCGAGCGCCAACTTCTGGAACTCATCACCCAGCCCCTTGACCTGCTCCACATCCTCGTAGTGGTCAACGCCCCACCGGCTGCCACCCTCAAAGCCATTTTCGGACTCATTTCCGCCGGCATTCTCGAACAAACCGAGCCGCCGACGCTGTCGCGCGATACCGGCAAATTTGAACTGCCGGCGGCGCTCCGGCCGGTCATCCCGCTGGCCACGCCCACGACAGCGTCTCAGGCCCAGCCAGCCTACAGCCCGGACTACGCCGCTTTCCGGTCACGGCTCGATGAACTCTGGACGCGCATCCGTCTCAATAACCCGCACCTGATCCTCAACGTTCCCGTCGGCGCGACCTTGGAAGACATCAACGTGGCCTACCTGCGCCTGGCCGACCAGTTCCACCCCGACCGCTTCCTCACCGCGCCCATCCCCCTGCGCCGTGAGGTGGAAGAAGCCTTCCGGCATATCGTCCAGAGCTTTGAGTATCTCCGCCAGCAGGCGCTTCAGATACGCCTCCAGCGCACGACCGGCCGTTTCACGGCCACCCCTCACGTGGTCCGAACCACTGGGGCCTACCCGATGGCGCCCCTGCCCCCTACACCCCCGACACCGCCGCCGCCAGCACCACCGCCCCAAAAGCGAACCGCCACACGTACTCCCAACCCCGTCAAGCCCACCGGCAACGCCGAAGTGGACGCCGCCATTGATGACTTTCTGGCCTATCTCGACGACCAGAAAGCCCCGCTCGTCGTCAGTGACTCCCTCTCCCTGCTGCTTCGTACCGAGCCGCCCTTTGCCCTCCCCCGTGAGCGGGTGGCTGAAATCGTGGCTGGCTGGGCCTATAATCAAGCCAGCCAGCGCCAGCGCCCCCTCAACGAAATGCTGCTGGCGGCGCTGGAGGACATTCGCCATGCGGAACGTGCGCGGGTTCTCAAGGCGTTCAACCCGGATACGTTTTACGAAGCCTTTGTCGCCGACCTCATGCTGTTCTGCCCCCCGGAAGAGCAGGAACTTTTCCAGCTCAAGCTGGGTGCTCTGCGGGACTTTCTACGTCACGCCTGACCCCGCGCCATCCGCCCGGTGGCGCCCCCTTGGAGGATCGCCTATGTCGTACATCACCCGTTGCCTTCACGACGCCCGTCGGTGCTGTCTGGTGTATGCCCTGATGGGAAGTTTAGCCCTTGGACTCTCCCTTGGCAGTGCACCGGCTACGGCGCAATCGCCTAACGATCCCCCCACCCGGCCGCGCACCCATGCCCCCACTTCAAGCAACCGCGTGACGCTTCCGGCCGGCACGGCCCTCACTCTCGAACTCCTGACCCCGGTTCACACCCGCATCAATGCGCCCGGTGATGAAGTCATCGCCCAACTCCGCGAGTCAGTACGCCTTGCTGACGGCACGCTTGTGCTCCCACGTGGCACGGAAGTGCGTGGCACGATTGCTGCGGTCAACCCGGCCAGGATGCCCCAGCGGGCCGCCCGCCTTCAGATGTTTTTTGATACGGTCATCACCGATTTGGGCAACCAGCCGTTGGCTGCCGTCGTGGTTTCCATTGACGACGTGGGCAACGAAGCCCGCCTGCGCGCCGACCAGAGCGGAACGGTCTCCGGCGGCCACAGCGGACGGCGCACCGTCCGGAATGCCATCAATGGCGGCTGGTTGGGCAGCATTGGCTCTGGCATCATCGTCCTGTCCGGCGGCAGCGGCGCGGCGGCAGCCGGAACCCTGGGCGGCGGGGCCCTGGGCGGCGTCCTGCTCACCCGTGGCAACGACATCCGCCTGCCATCCGGGACGATCATCCGCCTGACCCTGACCAAGCCCAACACCTTTACGCTCTAAACCCCGCGCCTCCCGGCGCGGGCAACCACATCCTCCGCACGGGACAGCACAAGGCAGCCGTGAAGAAATCCATTCCACCCGCCCCCACTCCAGAGACGACCCCCCACCAACCACAACCTTACGTTCCGGCCCACCTTACCCATCCGCGCCGGCACCGCACCCGGCGGCGCGGATGGCAACGGACCCGCCTCCCCAACGGGCTGACGGTCATCGTCGAACCCATGGCACACATACGTTCCGTGGCCGTGTCGGCGTGGAGCCGGATTGGCGCCCGCCATGAGCCGGCGGCTTACAACGGTATCAGCCACTTCGTCGAGCACATGCTGTTCAAAGGCACCCGGCGCCGCACCACCCGCCAGATTGCCGTCGAAAGCGACCGGCTCGGCGGACAGGTCGAAGCCGCCACCATGATGGAAGGCGTCAACTATTACATCCAGACGCTCGACCTGTACCTGCCCCAGGCCCTGGACCTGCTCCTGGACCTGCTGGGCGCGCCGCGTTTTGACGAAACAGAGTTCGCCCGCGAGCGCAGTGTCATCCTCGAAGAAATCAAAATGATTGCCGACAACCCCGAAGAGCTGGCCTTTGAGCACTTTCTGGCCAACTTCTTCCCACAGCACGCCCTGGGACGTCCGATTGAAGGCACCCCGCGTACCCTGCGTCGCTTGACTCCCGAAGACCTCCGGCACTTTCACCATCTGGCTTACCACCCCCGGCACCTTGTCATCTCCGTGGCCGGCCACGTTGACCCCGCACTGGTTCTGGAGCACTGCCACACCGGCTTTGCCGGAACAACACCGCCTGATCCAGCACAACTTGAACGGTATCAACTACTTGAACCTTATGTCGGCGCGCCGACGTTCTGCCTCAACGAGCACCGCGACACCGAGCAGGTTCACCTGCTCCTCGGCCTCGCCGCCCCCTCCCTCCTGTCGCCCGACCGGACGGCTTCCACCCTGCTGGCAACCCTCCTGGGCGGCGGCCTCAGTTCGCGCCTGTTCCTGCGCGTCCGGGAGGAAGCCGGACTGGCCTACAACATCTATGCCGATGCCATGGCCTACAGCGATGCCGGTGTCTTCCTTATCTATGCTGCCGTGGCCCCACGCAACCTCAAGCGGACCGTCCGCGCCATTCTCACGGAAGTCGCCGCCGTCGCCAGCGGACAGTTCACGGACGACGAAGTTGAGCTTGCCAAAGCCCAGCACCTGACCAGCCTCCACCTCGGACACGACACAAGCAGTGTCCGCGCCAATCAGAATGGATACCAGGAAATCACCTTCGGGCAAATCTTTAGCCAAGAAGACCTGGAGCAGGAAATCAACAGTGTCACCCGTTCCCAACTCCAGCTTCTGGCCCGGGAACTCTTCGCCGGAAAAGTCTTTTCCGGACTGGCTCTCGGCGACCTGGGACGTTACCGGCTTCACCCCGCCAGCCTGTACGTCCCACGCCATGTTTCACGTTCAACCGTTCAAGTGATTTCTTGAAAGGGCCGGCAATGTCCACGCAACACCAAAAACATCACCCGGAGCCACATGCGATTCACCCTCCTGGCCAGCGGCAGCACCGGTAACGCCACCCTCATCGAGACCGCCCAGACCGCCGTCCTCATTGACGCCGGACTGTCTGCCCGCACCCTCGTGCGCCGGATGACCGACATCGGCTTTGACCCGACCCGCCTGGCGGCCATCTTCATCACCCACGAACACAGCGACCACGTCGGCGGCCTTTCCGTCCTCTCCCGCCAACTCGCCCGGCCGGTGTTCATCGCCCCGGCCACCCGCCGGCAACTGCGGTTCAAGGACCGGGACATGGCCTCCATTCCCTGGGCTGACCCCCTCGCGGCCGGGCAACCCGTGGTCATCGGCGACCTCACCCTGACCCCGATCGCCGTCCCCCACGACGCCGCCGAGCCGTTCATCTTCACCGCCACGGCCGCCGGGGTCAAACTCGCCGTCGTCACCGACCTGGGCTACATTCCCCCCCACGTCGCCCATCACCTGACAGGCTGCCAGGCCCTTGTCCTCGAAGCCAACCACGACCGCGACATGCTCCGGGCCGGCCCCTACCCTTGGGAACTCAAACAGCGCATCAGCAGCCGCGTCGGCCACCTCTCCAACGAGGATATGGCCCGCTTCCTGCGGGAAGATTTTGACGGTGCGGCCGCCCACATCGTCCTGGCCCACCTGAGCCAGCACAACAATCACCCGGCACTGGCCCGCCTGGCCGCCCTCCAGGCGCTTGATGCGCACTACCCGCACCGCACCTGGGAGACGGTCGTGACCGTGGCGCCGGCTGCCGGCCTCCCCCACTGGTGTCCCCTGTAGGGTTTCCACCCCCAAGTCCACGCACCCTCTGTACAACGGCTATGCCCCGCTCCGATTTTGCCTTTGCCTATCCCCTGCGCGTCCGCTGGGCCGAAGTGGACGCCCAAGGCATCGTCTTCAACGGCCACTACCTGACCTATTTTGATGTCGGCGTCACCGAATACTGGCGCGCCGCCGGACTCCACTACCCCGGCGATTTCACCACGCCCGACAGCGACCTCTTCCTCATCCGGGCCACCGTCACCTATCATGCCCCGGCGTATTTTGATGACCTTCTCGAAATCTGCGTCCGTTGCGCCCGGTTGGGACGCTCCAGCATGACCTATGCGCTCGCCATCTACCGCCAGGACACCCACCTGACCGACGGAGAACTCATCTACGTCAACGCCAATCCGAAAACCCGCACGGCCCAACCGCTCCCGGAGGCCCTCCGGGAACGCCTCAGCCGCCTGGCCCCTGTCCCGGATACCACACACCACCCATGATCCCACGTTATGCCCTGCCCGAAATGACCGCCCTGTGGAGCGACGAACGGCGCTTTGCCACCTGGCTGGACGTTGAACTCGCCGTGTGTGAAGTCCAGGCCGAGCTGGGTCTCATCCCGGCCGAAGCCGCCGCCGACATTCGCGCCAGGGCACACTTTACCGTTGCGCGCATTGCCGAAATCGAGCAGACCACACGCCACGATGTCATTGCCTTCACCACGGCGGTCGCCGAACAGATCGGCCCCGCCGCCCGCTACCTCCACTTCGGACTCACCTCATCGGATGTCGTGGATACCGCCAACGCCATCCTCATGCGCGACGCCTGCGACCTGCTCCTGCGCCGCCTCGACGCCCTCGCCGAAGCCCTCCGGGTGCGCGCCTGCGAACACAAGCACACCGTCATGATCGGACGCACCCACGGCGTCCATGCCGAGCCAACGACCTTCGGCCTTGTCCTGGCGCTGTACTACGCTGACCTCCAGCGCAACCGCCGCCGGCTTCAGCAGGCGCGCCACACCGTCGCCGTCGGCAAACTCTCCGGTGCCGTCGGCACCTTTGCCCACCTTGACCCGGAAGTGGAAGCCCGCGTCTGCGCCCGCCTCGGCCTGCGCCCGGACCCAATCAGCACCCAGGTCATCCAGCGCGACCGCCACGCCGAACTCCTGCTGACGCTGGCCCTGATTGGCGCCGGACTGGAGAAGATCGCCCTCGAAATCCGCCACCTGCAACGGACGGAAGTCCGTGAAGTCCGTGAAGCCTTCGGGGCCGGCCAGAAAGGCTCCTCGGCTATGCCCCACAAGCGCAACCCCATCGTCTCCGAGCAACTCTGCGGGCTGGCGCGTGTGCTCCGCGCCAACGCCCAGGCCGCCCTCGAAAACATCGCCCTCTGGCACGAGCGTGACATTTCACACTCCAGCGTCGAGCGCATCATCCTGCCGGATAGCTGTATCCTGGCCGACTACATGCTGGCCAAAAGCACC
This genomic window contains:
- a CDS encoding DNA-3-methyladenine glycosylase family protein, which codes for MTDTLLLPAPFNPDLTLCGGQAFRWTKDPAGPAYQGVVADMVVCLTPTASSDAASGNWRIQLLSHPLTPARQRQLRVYFDLDRDYTAAHQAVVARLTALQSHGQRPETTFPADDSADEPANDPKRSPADSFPAAVWFTPDWHHLTGLRLLRQPWFEVMVSFVISSNNHLPRIRQIISIISRTFGHPITPTDYTFPTPEALAAACPGTLRHTCRVGYRDHALHQLATQIAHNLTFWETAAACPTPELRRHLLALPGVGPKVAECILLFGFHRWEAFPIDVWVRRALLTCLGRTAAPPPANRELAALAADTFGPFAGLAQQYLFELARLHRPHRPKPGAAPDEGSPPLQQPGMM
- a CDS encoding DUF4388 domain-containing protein, translated to MPESPQPPTYPAEGTSAAPAAPSPPTTGLLTTVGVPDLLRRAYSERFTGELLLSRGDEQKQIYFETGNIVFAASNQPADRIGASLLRQGLITQADFDRILAQAHEGKRFGQALVEAGLMSERDLITNITFQILDIIYSVFNWTTGNFEFIPGEHRVAEELKLKLTTASIILEGVRRLEDFGIIRRGLGDLNRFIAPSSSPLLRLQTVTLKPFERQLLELITQPLDLLHILVVVNAPPAATLKAIFGLISAGILEQTEPPTLSRDTGKFELPAALRPVIPLATPTTASQAQPAYSPDYAAFRSRLDELWTRIRLNNPHLILNVPVGATLEDINVAYLRLADQFHPDRFLTAPIPLRREVEEAFRHIVQSFEYLRQQALQIRLQRTTGRFTATPHVVRTTGAYPMAPLPPTPPTPPPPAPPPQKRTATRTPNPVKPTGNAEVDAAIDDFLAYLDDQKAPLVVSDSLSLLLRTEPPFALPRERVAEIVAGWAYNQASQRQRPLNEMLLAALEDIRHAERARVLKAFNPDTFYEAFVADLMLFCPPEEQELFQLKLGALRDFLRHA
- a CDS encoding M16 family metallopeptidase, which produces MKKSIPPAPTPETTPHQPQPYVPAHLTHPRRHRTRRRGWQRTRLPNGLTVIVEPMAHIRSVAVSAWSRIGARHEPAAYNGISHFVEHMLFKGTRRRTTRQIAVESDRLGGQVEAATMMEGVNYYIQTLDLYLPQALDLLLDLLGAPRFDETEFARERSVILEEIKMIADNPEELAFEHFLANFFPQHALGRPIEGTPRTLRRLTPEDLRHFHHLAYHPRHLVISVAGHVDPALVLEHCHTGFAGTTPPDPAQLERYQLLEPYVGAPTFCLNEHRDTEQVHLLLGLAAPSLLSPDRTASTLLATLLGGGLSSRLFLRVREEAGLAYNIYADAMAYSDAGVFLIYAAVAPRNLKRTVRAILTEVAAVASGQFTDDEVELAKAQHLTSLHLGHDTSSVRANQNGYQEITFGQIFSQEDLEQEINSVTRSQLQLLARELFAGKVFSGLALGDLGRYRLHPASLYVPRHVSRSTVQVIS
- a CDS encoding MBL fold metallo-hydrolase, which gives rise to MRFTLLASGSTGNATLIETAQTAVLIDAGLSARTLVRRMTDIGFDPTRLAAIFITHEHSDHVGGLSVLSRQLARPVFIAPATRRQLRFKDRDMASIPWADPLAAGQPVVIGDLTLTPIAVPHDAAEPFIFTATAAGVKLAVVTDLGYIPPHVAHHLTGCQALVLEANHDRDMLRAGPYPWELKQRISSRVGHLSNEDMARFLREDFDGAAAHIVLAHLSQHNNHPALARLAALQALDAHYPHRTWETVVTVAPAAGLPHWCPL
- a CDS encoding acyl-CoA thioesterase; amino-acid sequence: MPRSDFAFAYPLRVRWAEVDAQGIVFNGHYLTYFDVGVTEYWRAAGLHYPGDFTTPDSDLFLIRATVTYHAPAYFDDLLEICVRCARLGRSSMTYALAIYRQDTHLTDGELIYVNANPKTRTAQPLPEALRERLSRLAPVPDTTHHP
- the purB gene encoding adenylosuccinate lyase, which encodes MIPRYALPEMTALWSDERRFATWLDVELAVCEVQAELGLIPAEAAADIRARAHFTVARIAEIEQTTRHDVIAFTTAVAEQIGPAARYLHFGLTSSDVVDTANAILMRDACDLLLRRLDALAEALRVRACEHKHTVMIGRTHGVHAEPTTFGLVLALYYADLQRNRRRLQQARHTVAVGKLSGAVGTFAHLDPEVEARVCARLGLRPDPISTQVIQRDRHAELLLTLALIGAGLEKIALEIRHLQRTEVREVREAFGAGQKGSSAMPHKRNPIVSEQLCGLARVLRANAQAALENIALWHERDISHSSVERIILPDSCILADYMLAKSTELITHLVVDAERMRANLDSLGGVTFSGSLLLALVQRGLTREAAYALVQRLALQAWDEGRDFLTLASQDAELQQRLTPDELRQQCDLAWQLRHVDKLFQRVFDAPTGEALPFGQTHHQPGSPSGVAGRAELF